The Clostridioides difficile genome has a segment encoding these proteins:
- the dapA gene encoding 4-hydroxy-tetrahydrodipicolinate synthase: MLFKGSAVALVTPFTEDNNVNFEKLGELIEYHIENDTDALVVCGTTGEATTMSESEIFAVIKYTVEKVNKRIPVIAGTGSNNTMLSVHMSQEAEKLGVDGLLIITPYYNKTNERGLKLHFETIAKSVKLPIILYNVPGRTKVNIKPSVVAELAKIDNIVAVKEASGDLAQVAEIAKLVPEDFAIYSGNDDTILPLLSLGGSGVISVLANICPKETHDLVTKFFEGDIEGSKKLQLDMDALIAALFIEVNPVPVKTAMNILGSNVGDLRLPLAEMEEANLNVLKQELTNFGFKF, encoded by the coding sequence ATGTTATTTAAAGGTTCTGCTGTTGCTTTAGTTACCCCATTTACGGAGGATAACAATGTCAACTTTGAAAAATTAGGTGAATTAATCGAATACCATATTGAAAACGACACAGATGCACTAGTTGTTTGTGGAACAACAGGTGAAGCTACTACTATGAGTGAATCTGAGATTTTTGCTGTAATAAAATATACAGTTGAAAAAGTCAACAAGAGAATACCAGTTATAGCAGGTACTGGTTCAAACAATACTATGTTGTCTGTTCATATGAGCCAAGAAGCTGAAAAATTAGGGGTGGATGGTCTTTTAATCATAACTCCTTACTATAATAAGACTAATGAAAGAGGTCTTAAACTTCACTTTGAAACAATAGCAAAAAGTGTTAAATTACCAATTATTCTATATAATGTACCAGGAAGAACTAAGGTAAATATAAAGCCATCTGTTGTAGCTGAGCTTGCTAAAATAGATAATATAGTTGCCGTAAAGGAAGCTAGTGGAGATTTAGCTCAGGTTGCAGAAATAGCTAAATTAGTACCTGAAGACTTCGCTATATACTCCGGTAATGATGATACTATATTACCTCTATTATCATTAGGAGGAAGTGGTGTTATCTCTGTACTTGCTAATATCTGTCCTAAGGAAACTCATGATTTAGTAACTAAATTCTTTGAGGGTGACATTGAAGGCTCTAAAAAATTACAACTTGATATGGATGCTTTAATTGCTGCCTTATTTATAGAAGTAAATCCAGTTCCAGTTAAGACTGCTATGAATATTTTAGGTTCTAATGTTGGAGATTTAAGACTTCCTTTAGCTGAAATGGAAGAAGCTAATCTTAATGTTTTAAAACAAGAATTGACAAATTTTGGATTTAAATTTTAG
- a CDS encoding L-serine ammonia-lyase gives MDTLKELFKIGSGPSSSHTMGPQRAAERFKNENPDAESFRAILYGSLAATGKGHLTDYIIEKTIAPKKVEIVWEEDIIKDFHPNGMKFEALDKDGNVTAEWTVYSVGGGTIAEEGQRNSKSNSIYHLDTMDEIVKWCKENNKTLVDFVLECEPSDIKDYIKTIKDAMRKSIDDGLSTDEVIPGKLLLKRRANNFYKAYQEDKSFSTLVYAYALAASEQNASGNIIVTAPTCGSAGVIPGIFFAMQDFYKYDDEKIIEALLVAGIIGNIIKTNASISGAEVGCQGEVGAACSMAAAAVAYLKGGTIDHIEYAAEIALEHHLGMTCDPVYGYVQIPCIERNAMAAQRAYDAAKYALLTDGSHSVSLDQVVETMKETGIDMMDKYKETAKGGLAKHFFSC, from the coding sequence ATGGATACTTTAAAGGAACTTTTTAAAATAGGAAGTGGACCTTCAAGTTCTCATACTATGGGGCCACAAAGAGCAGCGGAAAGATTTAAAAATGAAAATCCAGATGCAGAAAGCTTTAGAGCAATATTATATGGTAGTTTGGCTGCTACAGGGAAAGGTCACTTAACAGATTATATAATTGAAAAAACTATAGCACCAAAGAAAGTTGAAATCGTTTGGGAAGAAGATATAATAAAAGATTTTCATCCAAATGGAATGAAGTTTGAAGCTTTAGATAAAGATGGAAATGTGACAGCCGAATGGACTGTATATTCTGTTGGTGGAGGAACTATAGCAGAAGAAGGTCAAAGAAACAGTAAAAGCAATAGTATATATCACCTAGACACTATGGATGAAATAGTGAAATGGTGTAAGGAAAATAATAAGACTTTAGTTGATTTTGTGTTAGAATGTGAACCATCTGATATAAAAGACTATATAAAAACTATAAAAGATGCTATGAGAAAATCTATTGATGATGGACTAAGTACAGATGAAGTAATACCAGGTAAATTATTATTAAAAAGAAGAGCAAATAATTTTTATAAAGCGTATCAAGAAGATAAAAGTTTTTCAACACTTGTATATGCATATGCACTAGCAGCTTCAGAGCAAAATGCTTCTGGTAATATAATAGTTACAGCACCAACTTGTGGTTCTGCTGGAGTAATACCAGGAATATTCTTTGCAATGCAAGATTTCTATAAATACGATGATGAAAAAATAATTGAAGCACTACTTGTAGCGGGAATAATAGGTAATATAATAAAAACTAATGCATCAATATCTGGTGCAGAAGTAGGGTGTCAAGGTGAGGTTGGTGCAGCTTGTTCAATGGCAGCAGCGGCAGTAGCATATTTAAAGGGTGGTACTATAGACCATATTGAATATGCAGCAGAAATAGCACTTGAACATCATCTAGGAATGACTTGTGACCCTGTATATGGATATGTCCAAATCCCATGTATAGAAAGAAATGCAATGGCAGCTCAGAGAGCTTATGATGCAGCTAAGTATGCATTATTAACTGATGGCTCACATTCTGTC
- the dapA gene encoding 4-hydroxy-tetrahydrodipicolinate synthase: protein MIFKGSAVALVTPFTKDNKVDFDKLGELVEYQIANGTDAIVSCGTTGEANTMTDEEQLATIKYVVEKVNKRVPVIAGSGSNDTMHSVNLSQEAEKLGVDALLIITPYYNKANKAGLKRHFETIANSVKLPIILYNVPGRTCVNISPSLIVELAKIDNIVAVKEASGDLGQVAEIASLVPDDFAIYSGNDDTILPLLSLGGQGVISVLANVCPQETHDLVAKFFEGDIEGSRKLQLGMDALIAALFIEVNPIPVKTAMNLLGFNVGDLRLPLAEMDPANLEVLKKELVNFGLKVNA from the coding sequence ATGATATTTAAAGGTTCTGCTGTTGCTCTAGTTACTCCATTTACGAAGGATAACAAAGTTGATTTTGACAAATTAGGTGAATTAGTTGAGTATCAAATCGCTAATGGTACTGATGCTATAGTATCTTGTGGTACTACTGGTGAAGCAAATACTATGACTGATGAAGAACAACTTGCTACTATTAAGTATGTTGTTGAAAAAGTTAATAAAAGAGTTCCTGTTATAGCTGGAAGTGGTTCTAATGATACTATGCACTCAGTTAATTTAAGTCAAGAAGCTGAAAAACTAGGAGTAGATGCTCTATTAATTATAACTCCTTATTACAATAAAGCTAACAAAGCTGGACTTAAGCGTCATTTTGAAACAATCGCTAACAGTGTTAAACTTCCAATTATACTTTACAATGTACCTGGAAGAACTTGTGTTAATATAAGCCCTAGTCTTATAGTTGAACTTGCTAAGATAGATAATATAGTTGCTGTAAAAGAAGCTAGTGGGGACTTAGGACAAGTTGCAGAAATAGCTAGCTTAGTTCCAGATGACTTTGCTATCTACTCTGGTAATGATGATACTATACTTCCTTTATTGTCTTTAGGAGGTCAAGGAGTTATATCAGTACTTGCTAATGTTTGCCCTCAAGAAACACACGATTTAGTGGCTAAATTCTTTGAAGGCGATATAGAAGGTTCTAGAAAATTACAACTTGGTATGGATGCTTTAATCGCAGCTTTATTTATAGAAGTAAATCCTATACCAGTTAAAACTGCAATGAATTTATTAGGATTCAATGTTGGAGATTTAAGACTTCCTCTAGCAGAAATGGACCCAGCAAACTTAGAGGTATTAAAGAAAGAATTAGTTAACTTTGGACTAAAAGTTAATGCATAG
- a CDS encoding aspartate-semialdehyde dehydrogenase, whose translation MKKVNVAIVGATGMVGRTFLKVLEERNFPIENLFLFSSSKSAGSKVMFCGKEYIVEELKETSFTDRGIQIALFSAGGSISEKYAPIAASNGVLVVDNSSQWRMNPDVPLVVPEVNPEAIKKHKGIIANPNCSTIQAMVPLKPLDDKYKIKRVVYSTYQAVSGSGVKGVEDLEKGMTGNPTGFYPHQISYNCLPHIDSFTENGYTKEEMKMVNETMKILDNYDLKITATTVRVPVKNGHSESINIEFNNPFELEDLVKTLEEAPGVVVVDNPAKNEYPTAVEFDDRDEVFVGRIRRDFSVDNGVNLWVVADNIRKGAATNAIQIAEMAISYDLV comes from the coding sequence ATGAAAAAAGTAAATGTGGCAATAGTTGGTGCTACTGGAATGGTAGGTAGAACATTTTTAAAAGTATTAGAAGAAAGAAATTTTCCAATAGAAAATCTATTTTTATTCTCTTCTTCTAAATCTGCTGGTTCTAAAGTAATGTTTTGTGGTAAAGAATATATAGTAGAAGAATTAAAGGAAACTTCATTCACTGATAGAGGGATACAAATAGCGTTATTCTCTGCTGGAGGAAGCATTAGTGAAAAATATGCTCCAATAGCTGCATCAAATGGAGTCTTAGTAGTAGATAACTCTAGTCAATGGAGAATGAATCCAGATGTTCCTTTAGTTGTTCCTGAAGTAAATCCAGAAGCTATAAAAAAACATAAAGGTATAATAGCTAATCCAAACTGCTCTACTATACAAGCTATGGTTCCTCTTAAACCTCTTGATGATAAATACAAGATTAAGAGAGTAGTTTACTCTACTTACCAAGCTGTATCTGGTTCTGGTGTTAAAGGTGTTGAAGATTTAGAAAAAGGAATGACTGGTAATCCTACTGGATTCTATCCACATCAAATTTCTTATAACTGTCTTCCTCATATAGATTCATTTACTGAAAATGGATATACTAAGGAAGAAATGAAAATGGTAAACGAAACTATGAAAATACTTGATAACTATGACTTAAAAATAACTGCAACTACTGTAAGAGTTCCAGTAAAAAATGGTCATAGTGAATCTATAAATATTGAGTTTAATAATCCATTTGAGCTAGAAGATTTAGTAAAAACACTTGAAGAAGCTCCTGGAGTTGTAGTAGTTGATAATCCTGCTAAAAACGAGTATCCAACTGCTGTAGAATTTGATGATAGAGATGAAGTATTTGTTGGAAGAATTAGAAGAGACTTTAGTGTTGATAATGGTGTAAACCTTTGGGTTGTTGCTGACAATATAAGAAAAGGTGCTGCAACTAATGCAATCCAAATAGCTGAAATGGCTATATCATATGATTTAGTATAG